A window of Marinobacter sp. es.042 genomic DNA:
CCGTGAGCACTTCGAGGTCGTTGCGAATCTTCTGGTTCTCTTCCCGCAGCTCGCGATTTCGACGTTCCAGATTGATGGAATCGGCGGCGATACTCTTGATCCGCTGAAGCTCTTCCTGGAGCTCCTGCGAACGATCAGAAAGCGAGGCTTCGGAGGTTTCTAGCGAGTTGCGCTCAGTGACGACGTTAGACAGCTGCTCTTTTACCTGGGCGAGTTCAGCGCGCGTCTCTTCCAGCTGACGGTTGGCCGAACGCAGGCGATCGGCAGCAATGGGTGTCTCGCTCAGGTATTGGCTGGAAACCCAGCCCTCGGTGCCCTTGGGGGTGCGAACGAGAGTGTATCCGGAATCGGAGGCCTCGATGACTTCCAGCGGCGTGCCACTGGGAACCGCGTTTTCAATGATGCGGAACTGGGAACCTGCGCCTGACCTCACTGGCAGGTACAACTGGTCGTCAACCCAGACAGTCTTGGCCTGGGCAACAGCAATGGAGGACACTGCGAACAACACACTGATTGCTAGACGAAAAAGCGTCACTGGTTACGTTCCCTGAAATTCTGCGGTTGAAATCTGAGTCTGATTAAAAGCGCAATTTTGTCACAGATGCCCCGCCGTGCAAGCGTGCCATCATTACAATAAACTCATGGGCCCCAAGGCCCCGCTCACGGGAGGACGGCTTTGAAAGGCTTTACCACAACCTTTTCGTAAACGCCTGCATCCACATAAGGGTCGGCATCCGCCCAGGCCTGGGCCGCTTCCAGAGAGTCAAATTCCGCGATTACCAGGCTACCGGTAAAGCCGGCATCTCCGGGCTCTGGAGTATCCAGCGCCGGATGAGGGCCAGCGACAAGCAATCGGCCCTCGGCTTTCAGGGCCTGAAGTCGGTCGATGTGAGCCGGACGTGCGGACTGGCGCAACGGCAGGCTGTTTTCAACATCTTCACTGATAATGGCGTAGTACATTCAGCTCTCCGAACTGGTTTTCAAAGACAGAATAGTTGATCAGACAATCAGCGGTCGTGTCGTGCAAGGGTTGGCTGGTACACTGTTAAACCCTGGCAAGCCGCCAGTTATCTGAAGATTCAGGATATTTTGTGACTATACCGCAAGACCCGCATTTGTGCATTGATCTGCATTGCCACAGCACGGCTT
This region includes:
- a CDS encoding TIGR04211 family SH3 domain-containing protein, translated to MTLFRLAISVLFAVSSIAVAQAKTVWVDDQLYLPVRSGAGSQFRIIENAVPSGTPLEVIEASDSGYTLVRTPKGTEGWVSSQYLSETPIAADRLRSANRQLEETRAELAQVKEQLSNVVTERNSLETSEASLSDRSQELQEELQRIKSIAADSINLERRNRELREENQKIRNDLEVLTAENERLEASKEYDFMLLGAGLVLGGVLLALIIPMLKPTRKTDNWA
- a CDS encoding YciI family protein, giving the protein MYYAIISEDVENSLPLRQSARPAHIDRLQALKAEGRLLVAGPHPALDTPEPGDAGFTGSLVIAEFDSLEAAQAWADADPYVDAGVYEKVVVKPFKAVLP